The Leucobacter rhizosphaerae genome includes a region encoding these proteins:
- a CDS encoding acyl-CoA thioesterase, which produces MARVHVDLQLRWGDQDAYGHVNNVAYARYLEEARVRVFWRGTARQRTGMEGHFRGDTPDGLKMLVASQQIEFLGVLEYGDTPIEVELWIGRLGGSSLELHTEIVDLAASERRVVARAITTVVIVDGVALAPMRLTPEARAAVEPWTDAPLRLRRG; this is translated from the coding sequence GTGGCACGTGTGCACGTCGATCTCCAGCTCCGCTGGGGTGACCAGGACGCCTACGGGCACGTGAACAACGTCGCGTACGCGCGCTACCTCGAGGAGGCGCGCGTACGCGTGTTCTGGCGCGGCACGGCCCGGCAGCGCACGGGCATGGAGGGGCACTTCCGAGGCGACACCCCCGACGGGCTCAAGATGCTGGTCGCGAGCCAGCAGATCGAATTCCTCGGCGTGCTCGAGTACGGCGACACCCCGATCGAGGTGGAGCTGTGGATCGGTCGGCTCGGCGGATCGAGCCTCGAGCTCCACACCGAGATCGTGGATCTCGCGGCGTCGGAACGGCGCGTCGTCGCCCGCGCGATCACCACCGTGGTGATCGTCGACGGGGTGGCGCTCGCGCCGATGCGACTCACCCCCGAGGCGCGCGCCGCCGTCGAGCCATGGACGGACGCGCCGCTCCGGTTGCGGCGCGGGTAG
- the rpoZ gene encoding DNA-directed RNA polymerase subunit omega has product MANVNGIIDPPIDELLAKVDSKYALVVFASQRARQINDYYTDLHDGNLFDNVGPLVDSSVDDKPLSIALHEVVEGKLTMTKRAE; this is encoded by the coding sequence ATGGCCAATGTCAACGGGATCATCGACCCGCCCATCGACGAGCTGCTCGCGAAGGTGGATTCGAAGTACGCGCTGGTCGTCTTCGCATCCCAGCGTGCGCGTCAGATCAACGACTACTACACGGATCTGCACGACGGGAACCTGTTCGACAACGTGGGCCCGCTCGTGGACTCGTCGGTCGACGACAAGCCGCTGTCGATTGCGCTGCACGAGGTCGTCGAGGGCAAGCTCACGATGACGAAGCGCGCCGAGTAG
- the ssb gene encoding single-stranded DNA-binding protein has translation MSIHFSAVGTIATAPKLSTSEHRAAFCTFRIACNDRRYDREQGKWIDGDTNWLTINAFRSLALHAAESFAKGDRVIVHGRLRVKQWESGEKSGVAVEVDADALGHDLRWGVSQFTKRAGAAGSETAPAPSAESTTEGSNRPPVEAGSQAHWLAPAAPDPEAGAGAARSADPSSSADQSSSAGDAAAPNQGDGFTPTLAAA, from the coding sequence ATGTCCATTCATTTTTCCGCCGTCGGCACGATCGCAACAGCGCCGAAACTCTCGACGTCGGAGCACCGCGCGGCGTTCTGCACGTTCCGAATCGCCTGCAACGACCGGCGCTACGACCGGGAGCAGGGCAAGTGGATCGACGGCGACACGAACTGGCTCACCATCAACGCCTTCCGCAGCCTGGCGCTGCACGCCGCCGAGTCCTTCGCGAAGGGCGACCGGGTGATCGTGCACGGCCGTCTGCGCGTCAAGCAGTGGGAGTCCGGGGAGAAGTCTGGGGTCGCCGTTGAAGTCGACGCCGACGCGCTCGGTCACGACTTGCGCTGGGGCGTGTCGCAGTTTACGAAACGCGCCGGCGCGGCGGGGTCCGAGACCGCTCCGGCCCCTTCGGCGGAGTCGACCACCGAGGGATCGAACCGACCTCCCGTCGAAGCCGGTTCACAGGCGCACTGGCTCGCTCCCGCGGCACCGGATCCGGAGGCAGGCGCGGGCGCGGCACGGAGCGCGGACCCATCGTCCAGCGCCGATCAGTCGTCGTCCGCCGGTGACGCTGCGGCACCCAATCAGGGCGACGGATTCACCCCCACGCTCGCCGCAGCATGA
- a CDS encoding DUF6993 domain-containing protein, which translates to MTALAPGRRLIRAALALALTAPLLAGCAILEGPTPETPKRTSQPVPEVAPEFVPGGSAEENLPYFTELIRGYAASESPITGQPVAQAVIDGGFDPTMIQFSFDETKTGLVADNIFVSVRVGAECLIGQLVTADRGFVTAVEPAVGPAGDICLIGTTRAVDW; encoded by the coding sequence GTGACTGCACTCGCTCCGGGCCGACGACTCATCCGCGCCGCACTGGCGCTCGCACTGACCGCTCCGCTGCTCGCGGGCTGCGCGATCCTGGAGGGACCCACCCCCGAAACGCCGAAGCGCACGTCGCAGCCGGTCCCCGAGGTCGCTCCCGAGTTCGTCCCGGGCGGTTCGGCGGAGGAGAACCTCCCGTACTTCACCGAGCTCATCCGCGGCTACGCCGCGAGCGAGTCGCCGATCACCGGCCAGCCCGTCGCGCAGGCCGTGATCGACGGCGGCTTCGACCCGACCATGATCCAGTTCAGCTTCGACGAGACGAAGACCGGGCTCGTGGCCGACAACATCTTCGTCTCCGTGCGGGTCGGTGCGGAGTGCCTCATCGGACAGCTCGTGACGGCCGATCGCGGTTTCGTCACCGCCGTCGAACCCGCCGTCGGCCCGGCGGGCGACATCTGCCTCATCGGCACCACCCGGGCCGTCGACTGGTAG
- a CDS encoding RluA family pseudouridine synthase, whose translation MEHRSLPVPDGLIGERADAALAKLLGFSRSFAAEVAQAGGVSLDGRVLGKSDRLTEGAWLEVSWVEKTGPEIVPIELPELGIVHDDDDIVVVDKPAGVAAHPSLGWDGPTVLGALAGAGYRIATSGPPERQGIVHRLDAGTSGLMAVAKSERAYSELKRAFKAREVDKIYHAVVQGHPDPFSGTIEGPIGRHPGHEWKFAVTRDGKPSVTHYETLEAFPYATLLEIELETGRTHQIRVHMAAQRHPCVGDTMYGADPTLSARLGLGRQWLHAMRLGFRHPGTGEPVQFESRYPDDLAHAIEVLSS comes from the coding sequence ATGGAGCACCGTAGCCTGCCCGTGCCCGACGGGCTGATCGGGGAGCGCGCCGACGCGGCGCTCGCGAAGCTCCTCGGGTTCTCCCGGAGCTTCGCCGCCGAAGTGGCACAGGCCGGGGGCGTGAGCCTCGACGGGCGGGTGCTCGGCAAATCTGATCGGTTGACCGAGGGCGCCTGGCTCGAGGTGAGCTGGGTCGAGAAGACGGGGCCCGAGATCGTGCCGATCGAGCTCCCGGAGCTCGGGATCGTGCACGACGATGACGACATCGTCGTCGTCGACAAACCCGCCGGAGTGGCCGCGCACCCGTCGCTGGGCTGGGACGGCCCGACCGTGCTCGGGGCGCTCGCGGGCGCCGGGTACCGGATCGCGACCTCCGGCCCGCCCGAGCGGCAGGGCATCGTGCACCGGCTCGACGCTGGGACGAGCGGTCTGATGGCCGTGGCGAAGAGCGAGCGGGCCTACAGCGAACTCAAGCGCGCGTTCAAGGCGCGCGAGGTCGACAAGATCTACCACGCCGTGGTCCAGGGGCACCCGGATCCGTTCTCCGGCACGATCGAGGGGCCCATCGGTCGGCACCCCGGACACGAGTGGAAGTTCGCGGTCACCCGCGACGGCAAACCCTCGGTGACCCACTACGAAACGCTCGAGGCGTTCCCGTACGCGACGCTGCTGGAGATCGAGCTCGAGACCGGGCGCACGCACCAGATCCGCGTGCACATGGCCGCGCAGCGCCACCCGTGCGTCGGCGACACGATGTACGGCGCCGATCCGACGCTGTCGGCCCGCCTCGGCCTCGGGCGGCAGTGGCTGCACGCCATGCGGCTCGGCTTCCGGCACCCGGGCACGGGCGAACCGGTGCAGTTCGAGAGCCGCTACCCGGACGATCTGGCGCACGCCATCGAGGTCCTGTCGAGCTGA
- a CDS encoding acyl-CoA thioesterase: protein MTAASDLVAMLSVIDSGARTSDDILTGHSHPTPHGRSFGGQVVGQAIVAAGTTVPEDRLIHSMHGYFLRPGSSSERMTFEVARLHDGRSFSTRRAQAYQNGTVLMSMIASFQGSEDGAEHQERIDLTGVPVPEDLPTVWEKYGHLADVGRASWVLNRPFDMRYVESDIVLAVAERTSRQRLWLRARDTLPDTAMLHAAALAFASDYVLMEPVLRRHGVPWATPGLSSASLDHAMWFHRPFRADDWLLYELDSPTSQGGRGLAHGRFYTRDGALVASVTQESMLRFPAAD from the coding sequence ATGACTGCCGCTTCAGACCTCGTCGCGATGCTCTCGGTGATCGACTCGGGGGCGCGCACCAGCGATGACATCCTCACCGGGCACTCGCACCCCACCCCGCACGGCCGCTCCTTCGGCGGTCAGGTCGTCGGACAGGCGATCGTCGCCGCCGGCACCACGGTGCCGGAGGATCGCCTGATCCACTCGATGCACGGTTACTTCCTGCGTCCCGGGTCGAGCTCCGAGCGCATGACGTTCGAGGTCGCCCGGCTGCACGACGGCCGATCGTTCTCGACGCGACGGGCGCAGGCGTACCAGAACGGCACCGTGCTGATGTCCATGATCGCCTCATTCCAGGGCTCCGAGGACGGAGCGGAGCACCAGGAGCGCATCGATCTGACCGGGGTGCCGGTACCGGAGGATCTGCCGACGGTGTGGGAGAAGTACGGTCACCTCGCGGACGTGGGCCGCGCCTCGTGGGTCTTGAACCGGCCGTTCGACATGCGCTACGTCGAGTCGGACATCGTGCTCGCCGTGGCGGAGCGGACGAGCCGGCAGCGCCTGTGGCTGCGCGCACGTGACACGCTGCCCGACACGGCGATGCTGCACGCCGCGGCGCTGGCCTTCGCGAGCGACTACGTGCTCATGGAACCGGTGCTGCGCCGGCACGGGGTGCCGTGGGCCACACCCGGCCTGAGCAGCGCGAGCCTCGATCACGCCATGTGGTTCCACCGTCCGTTCCGCGCCGATGACTGGTTGCTGTACGAGCTCGACTCGCCCACTTCGCAGGGGGGCCGCGGACTCGCGCACGGCCGGTTCTACACGCGCGACGGGGCGCTCGTCGCGAGTGTGACGCAGGAGAGCATGCTGCGCTTCCCGGCCGCCGACTGA
- the msrA gene encoding peptide-methionine (S)-S-oxide reductase MsrA, which translates to MTETYVLAGGCFWCLDAAYRPLRGVVEVISCYTGGETVEPTYEQVCTGRTGHAEAVAVTFDPTVIPSQVILDAFFTMHDPTQLNRQGNDVGTQYRSAMFPTDAAQREVFEAAIARASEWWPAPIVTTIEPLGDVYPAEDYHQDFFAKNPTQGYCLAVAAPKVSKIRATFGEYLRD; encoded by the coding sequence ATGACGGAGACCTATGTTCTGGCCGGAGGGTGCTTCTGGTGCCTGGACGCCGCCTATCGCCCGCTGCGCGGTGTCGTGGAGGTCATCTCCTGCTACACCGGCGGTGAGACCGTCGAGCCCACCTACGAGCAGGTCTGCACCGGGCGCACCGGACACGCCGAGGCCGTCGCGGTGACCTTCGACCCCACGGTGATCCCCTCCCAGGTGATCCTCGACGCCTTCTTCACGATGCACGACCCGACCCAGCTCAATCGCCAGGGCAACGACGTGGGTACCCAGTACCGTTCCGCGATGTTCCCGACCGACGCCGCGCAGCGCGAGGTCTTCGAAGCGGCGATCGCCCGCGCGAGCGAGTGGTGGCCGGCCCCGATCGTCACGACCATCGAACCGCTGGGCGACGTGTACCCGGCTGAGGACTACCACCAGGACTTCTTCGCGAAGAACCCCACGCAGGGCTACTGCCTCGCGGTCGCGGCCCCGAAGGTGAGCAAGATCCGCGCGACGTTCGGCGAGTACCTGCGCGACTGA
- the nadE gene encoding ammonia-dependent NAD(+) synthetase translates to MSELQQKVIQALGSVAEVDAAAEVERRVSFLVDYARAVPGVRGFVLGISGGQDSSLAGRLAQLAVERLRAEGREAEFVAVRLPYAVQRDEDDAQLALSFIRPDRTVTVDIASGVDALVAEVGAALGNPVTDFTKGNVKARMRMIAQYTIAGDHGLLVIGTDHAAEAITGFFTKFGDGAADVLPLAGLTKGQGASLLRELDAPDRLWQKAPTADLLDGDPGQTDESSLGLSYAEIDAYLRGEELPDAAAQRLEHRYLTSEHKRQHPVTPADTWWRSAR, encoded by the coding sequence ATGAGTGAGCTGCAGCAGAAGGTCATCCAGGCACTCGGATCCGTCGCCGAGGTCGACGCCGCGGCCGAGGTCGAGCGACGTGTGTCGTTCCTCGTGGACTACGCACGCGCGGTTCCGGGTGTGCGCGGGTTCGTGCTCGGGATCTCGGGCGGACAGGACTCGTCGCTGGCCGGTCGGCTCGCGCAGCTGGCCGTCGAACGCCTGCGCGCGGAGGGCCGCGAGGCCGAGTTCGTGGCGGTGCGGCTGCCCTACGCCGTGCAGCGCGACGAGGACGATGCGCAGCTCGCACTCTCATTCATCCGGCCGGATCGCACGGTGACGGTCGACATCGCCTCCGGCGTCGATGCGCTCGTCGCGGAGGTGGGCGCCGCCCTCGGCAACCCGGTGACCGACTTCACCAAGGGCAACGTGAAAGCGCGCATGCGCATGATCGCGCAGTACACGATCGCGGGGGACCACGGTCTCCTCGTCATCGGCACGGATCACGCCGCAGAGGCGATTACCGGCTTTTTCACGAAGTTCGGCGACGGCGCCGCGGACGTGCTGCCGCTCGCCGGTCTGACGAAGGGGCAGGGCGCCTCGCTCTTGCGGGAACTCGACGCGCCGGATCGGTTGTGGCAGAAGGCCCCGACCGCGGATCTGCTCGACGGAGACCCCGGTCAGACGGACGAGTCGAGCCTCGGACTGAGCTACGCGGAGATCGACGCGTATCTCCGCGGAGAGGAACTGCCGGACGCCGCGGCGCAGCGACTCGAGCACCGCTATCTCACGAGCGAGCACAAACGACAGCACCCGGTCACCCCGGCCGATACCTGGTGGAGGAGCGCACGATGA
- the dnaE gene encoding DNA polymerase III subunit alpha, translated as MAQNDGFVHLHVHSEYSMLDGAARVKPLIQAAAEQQMPAIAVTDHGNTFGAFDFWKTARDEGVKPIIGIEAYVTPGTHRSDRTRVRWGDGAGDDVSGAGAYTHMTLLSESTEGMHNLFRLSSKASIEGYYFKPRMDRELLQTYSKGLIATTGCPSGEIQTRIRLGQLKEAREAAAEFQDLFGKDNFFCELMDHGLDIERRVKKDLIDIARDLKIPLVATNDLHYVHESDADAHSALLCVQSGSRLDDPNRFQFSGSGYYLKSAAEMRHIFRELPEACDNTLLIAERCESEFNTAANYMPRFPVPAGETEESWFVKEVERGLEYRYPQGIPDAVRKQAEYETGVITQMGFPGYFLVVADFINWSKDNGIRVGPGRGSGAGSMAAYAMRITDLDPLQHGLIFERFLNPDRVSMPDFDVDFDDRRRGEVIKYVTEKYGDERVAQIVTYGTIKSKQALKDASRVLGFPFGMGEKLTKAMPPAVMAKDIPLSGITDPSHGRYKEAAEFRAVLAEDAEAKTVYDTALGLEGLKRQWGVHAAGVIMSSDPLIDIIPIMKREQDGQIVTQFDYPTCENLGLIKMDFLGLRNLTIISDALENIRLNRNEELDLERLELDDTASYELLARGDTLGVFQLDGGPMRGLLRLMKPDNFEDISAVLALYRPGPMGADSHTNYALRKNGLQPITPIHPQLEEPLRDILDTTYGLIIYQEQVMSIAQRVAGFSLGQADILRRAMGKKKKEELDKQYAGFSDGMTGNGFGEAAIKALWDILLPFSDYAFNKAHSAAYGVISYWTAYLKAHYPAEYMAALLTSVGDSKDKLAIYLNECRRMGINVLPPAVNESFANFSAVGDDIRFGLGAIRNVGANVVEAVRGAREEKGSFESFHDFLKKVPLVALNKRTIESLVKAGAFDGLGGTRRALVEIHEPAIESAVKDKRDAENGNVGFDFDSLFAEAAGDGGAADPVSQIPDRPEWTKKDKLAFEREMLGLYVSDHPLRGLESALAKEASATVQQVTNPDASPSFDGEIVTFAGLLTSVQHRTAKSGNLYGMVTLEDFTGEVQALFMGKSYLEFGQLLQPDSIVALRGKMNARDDGMSMHAYGVRPIDAAVQEDATVLTLSLSDTRATEDLMEELKSTLQRHRGDSEVRLHLLTSTAVRIFELREQVRITADLFGELKGLLGPRCLMSSEELVGESLRA; from the coding sequence TTGGCGCAGAACGACGGCTTTGTCCATCTCCACGTGCACAGCGAGTACTCGATGCTCGATGGCGCCGCGCGTGTGAAACCACTCATCCAGGCGGCCGCCGAGCAGCAGATGCCCGCGATCGCGGTGACCGATCACGGCAACACGTTCGGGGCGTTCGACTTCTGGAAGACGGCCCGAGACGAGGGCGTGAAGCCGATCATCGGCATCGAGGCATATGTCACCCCCGGCACCCACCGCAGCGACCGCACCCGCGTCCGCTGGGGCGACGGGGCCGGCGACGACGTCTCGGGCGCCGGCGCCTACACGCACATGACCCTGCTCTCGGAGAGCACCGAGGGCATGCACAACCTCTTCCGGCTGTCGAGCAAGGCCTCGATCGAGGGGTACTACTTCAAGCCCCGCATGGACCGCGAGCTGCTGCAGACGTACAGCAAGGGACTCATCGCGACGACCGGGTGCCCGTCGGGCGAGATCCAGACCCGTATTCGCCTGGGGCAGCTGAAGGAGGCCCGGGAGGCCGCGGCCGAGTTCCAGGATCTCTTCGGCAAGGACAACTTCTTCTGCGAGCTGATGGATCACGGTCTCGACATCGAGCGCCGCGTGAAGAAGGATCTCATCGATATCGCGCGCGACCTGAAGATCCCGCTCGTCGCGACGAACGACCTGCACTACGTGCACGAGTCGGATGCCGACGCGCACTCCGCGCTGCTGTGCGTCCAGTCGGGATCCCGGCTCGACGATCCGAATCGGTTCCAGTTCAGCGGCAGCGGCTACTACTTGAAGTCGGCCGCCGAGATGCGACACATCTTCCGGGAACTGCCCGAGGCCTGCGATAACACGCTGCTCATCGCCGAGCGCTGCGAGTCCGAATTCAACACCGCCGCCAACTACATGCCGCGCTTCCCGGTGCCCGCCGGTGAGACGGAGGAGAGCTGGTTCGTCAAGGAGGTCGAGCGCGGCCTCGAGTACCGCTACCCGCAGGGCATCCCGGATGCCGTGCGCAAGCAGGCCGAGTACGAGACCGGCGTCATCACCCAGATGGGCTTCCCCGGCTACTTCCTCGTCGTCGCCGACTTCATCAACTGGTCCAAGGACAACGGGATCCGCGTGGGGCCCGGCCGTGGATCCGGTGCGGGATCCATGGCGGCTTACGCGATGCGCATCACCGACCTCGACCCGCTGCAGCACGGGCTGATCTTCGAGCGCTTCCTGAACCCGGATCGCGTCTCCATGCCCGACTTCGACGTCGACTTCGATGATCGTCGTCGCGGCGAGGTCATCAAGTACGTGACGGAGAAGTACGGCGACGAGCGCGTCGCCCAGATCGTCACCTACGGCACGATCAAGTCGAAGCAGGCGCTGAAGGACGCGTCGCGCGTCCTCGGCTTCCCGTTCGGCATGGGCGAGAAGCTCACGAAGGCGATGCCCCCGGCCGTGATGGCGAAGGACATCCCGCTCTCGGGCATCACCGACCCGTCCCACGGGCGCTACAAGGAGGCGGCGGAGTTCCGCGCCGTGCTCGCGGAGGATGCCGAGGCGAAGACCGTCTACGACACGGCGCTCGGCCTCGAGGGCCTGAAGCGGCAGTGGGGTGTGCACGCCGCGGGTGTGATCATGTCGAGCGATCCGCTCATCGACATCATCCCGATCATGAAGCGCGAGCAGGACGGCCAGATCGTCACGCAGTTCGACTACCCGACCTGCGAGAACCTCGGCCTCATCAAGATGGACTTCCTGGGGCTGCGCAACCTCACCATCATCTCCGACGCGCTCGAGAACATCCGGCTGAACCGCAACGAGGAGCTCGACCTCGAGCGCCTGGAGCTCGACGACACGGCGTCGTACGAGCTGCTCGCCCGCGGCGACACCCTCGGCGTATTCCAGCTCGACGGCGGACCGATGCGCGGGCTCCTGCGCCTCATGAAGCCGGACAACTTCGAGGACATCTCCGCCGTGCTCGCGCTGTACCGCCCGGGCCCGATGGGCGCCGACTCCCACACGAACTACGCGCTCCGCAAGAACGGGCTGCAGCCGATCACGCCGATCCACCCGCAGCTCGAGGAGCCCCTGCGGGACATCCTCGACACGACCTACGGCCTCATCATCTACCAGGAGCAGGTGATGTCGATCGCGCAGCGCGTGGCCGGCTTCTCGCTCGGCCAGGCGGACATCCTCCGCCGGGCGATGGGCAAGAAGAAGAAGGAAGAGCTCGACAAGCAGTACGCGGGGTTCTCCGACGGCATGACCGGCAACGGCTTCGGCGAGGCCGCGATCAAGGCGCTCTGGGACATCCTCCTGCCCTTCTCCGACTACGCCTTCAACAAGGCCCACTCAGCCGCGTACGGCGTGATCAGCTACTGGACGGCCTATCTCAAGGCCCACTACCCGGCCGAGTACATGGCCGCCCTGCTCACGAGCGTCGGCGACTCGAAGGACAAGCTCGCGATCTACCTGAACGAGTGCCGACGCATGGGCATCAATGTGCTACCGCCGGCCGTGAACGAGTCCTTCGCGAACTTCTCCGCCGTGGGGGACGACATCCGCTTCGGCCTCGGCGCGATCCGCAACGTCGGCGCGAACGTCGTCGAGGCGGTGCGCGGAGCGCGCGAGGAGAAGGGCAGCTTCGAGAGCTTCCACGACTTCCTGAAGAAGGTGCCGCTCGTGGCGCTCAACAAGCGCACGATCGAGTCGCTCGTGAAGGCCGGAGCGTTCGACGGGCTGGGCGGCACGCGTCGGGCGCTCGTCGAGATCCATGAGCCCGCGATCGAGAGCGCGGTCAAGGACAAGCGCGACGCCGAGAACGGCAACGTCGGGTTCGACTTCGACTCGCTCTTCGCCGAGGCCGCGGGCGACGGGGGAGCGGCGGACCCGGTGTCGCAGATTCCGGATCGCCCCGAGTGGACCAAAAAGGACAAGCTCGCGTTCGAGCGCGAGATGCTCGGGCTGTACGTATCGGACCACCCGCTCCGCGGTCTCGAGTCGGCTCTGGCGAAGGAGGCGTCCGCGACGGTCCAGCAGGTCACGAACCCCGATGCGAGCCCGAGCTTCGACGGCGAGATCGTGACGTTCGCCGGGCTGCTCACGAGTGTGCAGCATCGCACGGCGAAATCCGGCAACCTCTACGGCATGGTCACCCTCGAGGATTTCACCGGCGAGGTGCAGGCGCTGTTCATGGGCAAGTCGTACCTGGAGTTCGGTCAGCTGCTGCAGCCCGACTCGATCGTCGCACTGCGCGGCAAGATGAACGCCCGCGACGACGGCATGTCGATGCATGCCTACGGCGTCCGCCCGATCGACGCGGCCGTGCAGGAGGACGCGACCGTGCTGACGCTCTCCCTGTCGGACACCCGGGCGACCGAGGATCTGATGGAAGAGCTCAAGTCGACACTGCAGCGGCACCGGGGCGACAGCGAGGTGCGGCTGCACCTGCTCACCTCGACGGCGGTGCGGATCTTCGAGCTCCGGGAGCAGGTGCGCATCACGGCGGATCTCTTCGGCGAGCTCAAGGGGTTGCTCGGGCCGCGCTGCCTGATGTCGTCTGAGGAACTCGTGGGAGAGTCGCTCAGAGCGTAA
- the ettA gene encoding energy-dependent translational throttle protein EttA → MAEYIYQMVRARKAHGDKVILDNVTMAFLPGAKIGVVGPNGAGKSTILKIMAGLDTPSNGDAILTPGYSVGILMQEPELDEDATVLENVQQGVAGIKGKLDRFNEISAEMANPDADYDTLLPEMGELQEAIDHVDGWDLDNQLEQAMDALRCPPSDAIVKHLSGGEKRRVALCKLLLEKPDLLLLDEPTNHLDAESVLWLEQHLSKYPGAVMAVTHDRYFLDHVATWICEVDRGRLYPYEGNYSTYLEQKAARLEVQGKKDQKLERRLKDELEWVRSNTKGRQAKSKARLARYEEMAAEAERTRKLDFEEIQIPAGPRLGNLVLEAKDLHKGFDGRTLIDGLSFTLPRNGIVGIIGPNGVGKTTLFKTIVGVEPLDGGELKIGETVKLSYVDQTRGGIDPKKTVWEVVSEGLDYMKVGNVEIPSRAYVSTFGFKGPDQQKPAGVLSGGERNRLNLALTLKQGGNLLLLDEPTNDLDVETLSSLENALLEFPGCAVVITHDRWFLDRIATHILAYEGTEEQPANWHWFEGNFEAYEANKIERLGADAAKPSRVTYRKLTRD, encoded by the coding sequence ATGGCTGAGTACATTTATCAGATGGTTCGCGCGCGCAAGGCGCACGGCGACAAGGTGATCCTCGACAACGTGACCATGGCGTTCCTGCCGGGCGCGAAGATCGGTGTGGTCGGCCCGAACGGTGCCGGAAAGTCGACGATCCTGAAGATCATGGCGGGGCTCGACACCCCGTCGAACGGCGACGCGATCCTGACCCCGGGCTACAGCGTGGGCATCCTCATGCAGGAGCCCGAGCTCGACGAGGACGCAACCGTGCTCGAGAACGTCCAGCAGGGCGTCGCCGGCATCAAGGGCAAGCTCGACCGGTTCAACGAGATCTCCGCAGAGATGGCGAACCCCGACGCGGACTACGACACACTGCTGCCCGAGATGGGCGAGCTCCAAGAGGCGATCGACCACGTCGACGGCTGGGACCTCGACAACCAGCTGGAGCAGGCGATGGACGCGCTCCGCTGCCCGCCCTCCGACGCGATCGTCAAGCACCTCTCGGGCGGCGAGAAGCGCCGCGTGGCGCTCTGCAAGCTCCTGCTCGAGAAGCCCGATCTGCTGCTCCTCGACGAGCCCACCAACCACCTCGACGCCGAGAGCGTGCTCTGGCTCGAGCAGCACCTCTCCAAGTACCCGGGCGCCGTCATGGCCGTCACCCACGACCGGTACTTCCTGGATCACGTGGCCACCTGGATCTGCGAGGTCGACCGCGGTCGCCTCTACCCCTACGAGGGCAACTACTCCACCTACCTGGAGCAGAAGGCCGCACGTCTCGAGGTGCAGGGCAAGAAGGATCAGAAGCTCGAGCGCCGTCTGAAGGACGAGCTGGAGTGGGTGCGCTCGAACACGAAGGGCCGTCAGGCGAAGTCGAAGGCGCGTCTGGCCCGCTACGAGGAGATGGCGGCCGAGGCGGAGCGCACGCGGAAGCTGGACTTCGAGGAGATCCAGATCCCGGCCGGTCCGCGTCTCGGCAACCTGGTGCTCGAGGCGAAGGATCTGCACAAGGGCTTCGACGGACGCACTCTCATCGACGGGCTCTCGTTCACGCTGCCGCGCAACGGCATCGTCGGCATCATCGGCCCGAACGGCGTGGGGAAGACGACCCTCTTCAAGACCATCGTCGGCGTCGAGCCGCTCGATGGCGGCGAGCTCAAGATCGGCGAGACGGTCAAGCTCAGCTACGTCGACCAGACCCGTGGCGGCATCGACCCGAAGAAGACCGTGTGGGAGGTCGTCTCGGAGGGCCTCGACTACATGAAGGTCGGCAACGTCGAGATTCCGTCGCGCGCCTACGTGTCGACGTTCGGGTTCAAGGGGCCGGATCAGCAGAAGCCTGCGGGTGTGCTCTCCGGTGGTGAGCGCAACCGACTGAACCTCGCGCTCACGCTGAAGCAGGGCGGCAATCTGCTGCTGCTCGACGAGCCGACGAACGACCTCGACGTCGAGACGCTGTCGAGCCTGGAGAACGCGCTGCTCGAGTTCCCGGGCTGCGCCGTGGTCATCACCCACGACCGGTGGTTCCTGGATCGCATCGCGACCCACATCCTCGCGTACGAGGGCACCGAGGAGCAGCCCGCCAACTGGCACTGGTTCGAGGGCAACTTCGAGGCGTACGAGGCCAACAAGATCGAGCGCCTCGGGGCCGACGCGGCGAAGCCGTCGCGGGTCACGTACCGCAAGCTCACCAGAGACTGA